A genome region from bacterium includes the following:
- a CDS encoding ATP-binding protein, with protein MLTKDELVSILHDIESDRVERTTSIKDTDKFCQAVCAFANDLPNHRKPGYLIIGANDDGSLSGLKVTDQLLQNLGGIRSDGNILPLPAMTVQKRDDVPGGELALVAVLPSDIPPVRYKGQVWIRVGPRRAIASESEERILWERRTAFSATFDATPCFECRFEDLVPDLFSITYLPNAVAPEIIKENRRDVREQMSSLSFYDLQRNCATFAGALLFAKYARHWLPGAYVQFVRFDGVNITDEPIDEHQFAGDLLTVLRELDAFLPGQIRSRPVPVSVLRDEQIYDYPLFALREFLMNAIMHRSYQSNAPVRFYWFDDRVEIQNPGGLYGEATPENFPKQNAYRNPVVASAMKVLGYVHTFASGVLKAQEAIERNGNQPPEFTTDEPHFFLVKVPRLL; from the coding sequence ATGCTGACTAAGGATGAATTAGTCTCTATACTCCATGACATCGAGTCGGATCGAGTAGAGAGGACGACCTCCATCAAGGACACTGACAAGTTCTGTCAGGCGGTCTGCGCGTTTGCGAACGATCTGCCGAATCACCGCAAGCCGGGCTACTTGATCATCGGCGCCAACGATGATGGCTCCCTTTCGGGATTGAAGGTAACGGACCAGCTGCTGCAGAACCTTGGAGGTATAAGGTCTGACGGCAACATCTTACCGTTGCCAGCGATGACTGTGCAGAAGCGTGATGATGTCCCGGGGGGAGAGCTTGCGCTTGTGGCGGTTCTGCCTTCAGATATACCTCCCGTGCGATACAAAGGTCAGGTATGGATTCGAGTCGGGCCAAGACGGGCAATTGCCAGCGAGTCTGAAGAGAGGATACTCTGGGAACGGCGCACAGCCTTCTCAGCAACTTTTGACGCCACACCGTGTTTCGAATGCCGATTCGAGGACCTGGTTCCGGACCTTTTCTCCATTACATACTTGCCTAATGCGGTCGCGCCCGAGATCATAAAGGAGAATAGGCGCGACGTCCGCGAGCAAATGTCATCGCTGAGCTTCTACGATCTTCAGAGGAACTGCGCGACGTTTGCGGGGGCCTTGTTATTCGCCAAATACGCTCGGCATTGGCTGCCCGGAGCATACGTGCAGTTCGTGAGATTCGACGGAGTCAATATCACGGACGAACCGATAGACGAGCACCAGTTTGCCGGGGACCTTCTGACTGTGCTGCGTGAACTGGACGCTTTCCTACCTGGCCAGATACGTTCGAGGCCAGTCCCTGTCTCCGTCTTGCGCGACGAGCAAATCTATGATTATCCCTTGTTCGCGCTTCGCGAATTCCTAATGAATGCAATCATGCATAGGTCGTATCAATCCAATGCGCCGGTCCGGTTCTACTGGTTCGATGACAGGGTCGAGATCCAGAATCCTGGGGGCCTTTACGGCGAGGCGACGCCGGAGAATTTTCCGAAGCAGAATGCATACCGCAATCCAGTGGTGGCCAGTGCTATGAAGGTGCTGGGTTACGTCCACACGTTCGCAAGCGGCGTGCTGAAAGCACAAGAAGCGATCGAAAGAAACGGGAATCAGCCGCCCGAGTTTACTACAGACGAGCCGCATTTCTTTCTGGTCAAGGTCCCGAGGCTACTGTGA
- a CDS encoding ABC transporter permease produces MRALAKGFGILYPFELLGSWTLRSLESVGSVLLMFAKFVAWSFVPPFRWGLLLKQMEFVGVKSTAVVVLTGAFTGMVLALQTDHGLRPVGAEAYIGIVVTLSMFRELGPVLTSLMVAARAGSSMAAELASMRVTEQIDALHALAVEPIKYLVVPRIWASIIMVPLLTGIADFFGILGGYVVSVHLLSVNPILFTRNAVRYSEIADLGNGLIKAAAFGLILSLVSCFTGFYAKGGAEGVGKATTTAVVASAMLIIVADYFLTAIMF; encoded by the coding sequence ATGAGAGCTCTCGCGAAGGGCTTTGGCATTCTGTATCCATTTGAACTGCTCGGGTCTTGGACACTGAGGTCGCTCGAGAGTGTAGGCAGTGTCCTACTCATGTTCGCCAAGTTCGTCGCTTGGTCATTCGTTCCACCATTCCGTTGGGGGCTTCTGCTGAAGCAGATGGAGTTCGTCGGCGTTAAGTCAACGGCCGTGGTAGTTCTAACTGGCGCATTCACCGGCATGGTGCTGGCTCTTCAGACTGACCACGGGCTGAGGCCTGTGGGCGCTGAGGCCTATATCGGCATCGTGGTAACGCTCAGCATGTTCAGGGAGCTAGGGCCGGTTCTCACAAGCCTGATGGTCGCCGCCCGCGCCGGCTCGAGCATGGCAGCCGAGCTCGCGTCGATGCGCGTAACTGAACAGATAGATGCGCTCCATGCGCTAGCGGTGGAGCCTATAAAGTACCTCGTCGTGCCGAGGATTTGGGCAAGCATCATCATGGTGCCGCTTCTGACTGGGATCGCTGATTTCTTCGGGATTCTGGGCGGCTATGTTGTCTCTGTCCACTTATTGAGTGTGAACCCGATTTTGTTCACACGTAACGCGGTGCGCTACTCTGAGATAGCCGATCTGGGAAACGGACTGATTAAGGCTGCGGCCTTTGGGCTGATTCTCTCCCTCGTCAGCTGTTTCACTGGATTTTATGCTAAAGGAGGGGCAGAGGGAGTCGGGAAGGCGACTACAACTGCCGTCGTTGCCTCCGCGATGCTTATCATCGTTGCCGACTACTTTCTCACAGCAATCATGTTTTAG
- a CDS encoding peptidylprolyl isomerase has protein sequence MQEIAKVQTKFGDIYIEFYPDVAPKTVANFKKLASSGFYDGTTFHRVIPRFVIQGGDPYSKDDDRSNDGSGGPGWMIQAEFNDIKHERGVVSMARSSAPDSAGSQFFICLARLPSLDHKYTAFGRVIEGMDVVDKIAGVKTDARGNPTDKVEMRVTLFTKKLVGPSGE, from the coding sequence ATTCAGGAGATCGCCAAGGTCCAAACGAAGTTCGGCGATATTTACATAGAGTTTTACCCCGATGTCGCTCCTAAGACGGTGGCTAACTTCAAGAAACTTGCTAGCTCGGGATTCTATGACGGGACCACTTTCCATAGGGTAATCCCGCGCTTCGTGATTCAGGGTGGTGACCCCTATTCCAAGGATGATGACCGTTCCAACGATGGGTCGGGAGGGCCGGGATGGATGATTCAGGCCGAGTTCAACGACATCAAGCACGAACGCGGCGTGGTCTCCATGGCCAGAAGCAGTGCCCCCGACAGCGCCGGCAGCCAGTTTTTTATCTGTCTTGCGAGGTTGCCTAGCCTCGACCACAAGTACACTGCGTTCGGCAGGGTCATCGAGGGGATGGACGTAGTCGATAAGATAGCAGGTGTGAAGACGGATGCGCGGGGCAACCCGACCGATAAGGTTGAGATGAGGGTGACCTTATTCACGAAAAAGCTCGTCGGGCCCTCCGGCGAGTAG
- the lepB gene encoding signal peptidase I has translation MKAKDGTDKAQGGRLMGPIAQRLLEYIEVGAIAILLAFFLRTFVVEAFMIPTGSMEDTLLRGDHILVNRMIYNTKGLGPLEKILPVREPERHDVMVFKNPQNMKLDYIKRMVGMPEDTVSCRSKLLSINGKEASYSFERHASPWVIPRQRNVRDNFGPIKVPRDNYFMMGDNRDNSLDSRYWGTLDGRLIKGQAFLVYFSWAPFKDVFENKGYAERPHSLAELLWFNITHLGDRLRFQRFLQLIR, from the coding sequence TTGAAAGCGAAAGACGGAACAGATAAGGCCCAGGGCGGCAGGTTAATGGGCCCCATCGCGCAGAGACTCCTGGAATACATAGAGGTCGGCGCCATAGCAATACTTCTGGCTTTTTTTCTCAGGACGTTCGTTGTAGAGGCGTTCATGATACCGACCGGCTCCATGGAGGACACTCTTCTTCGAGGCGATCACATTCTCGTCAACAGGATGATCTACAACACGAAGGGGCTGGGTCCGCTGGAGAAGATTCTGCCGGTCCGTGAACCCGAGCGCCACGACGTCATGGTTTTCAAGAACCCGCAAAACATGAAATTGGACTACATTAAGCGCATGGTGGGCATGCCGGAGGACACAGTATCGTGCCGGTCGAAGCTGCTCTCGATCAACGGCAAGGAGGCGTCATATAGTTTTGAGCGGCACGCGAGCCCGTGGGTCATCCCGCGCCAGCGAAACGTGAGGGATAATTTCGGGCCGATCAAGGTGCCCCGCGACAACTACTTCATGATGGGAGACAATCGCGACAACAGTCTGGACTCGCGCTACTGGGGCACACTTGATGGGCGTCTGATAAAGGGGCAGGCTTTTCTGGTCTATTTCTCTTGGGCGCCGTTTAAGGATGTATTTGAGAACAAGGGCTATGCTGAGAGGCCGCATTCTTTGGCTGAACTGTTATGGTTCAACATAACCCACCTTGGCGACCGGCTGCGCTTCCAGCGGTTCCTGCAGCTCATAAGGTAG